The Thermotoga maritima MSB8 region CCACACGTGGTGAGTTCGTCTGTGAAACCTCCGTTGACCACTGCCGAGCGTTCCGTACCAAGACGTTGAAGGGCCGTTGCGAGTTTGGAAGCGAAAGAAAGATCGAAGACCCCCACCACCTGGTACTTCACCCTGGCAGGGTTCGTTATGGGACCAAGAAGGTTGAAAGCCGTCCTTATCTTCAGCTGTCTTCTCGCGGGCATCACGTGCTTCATCGCTGGATGAAGAAGCGGTGCGAAAAGGAAAGAAAAACCGGTTTCTTTGAGCTCTCTTTCCATCTCCTCCGGTGTCTTTTCAAGTTTGTACCCACCGGCTTCGAGAACGTCGGCACTCCCCACCTTGCTTGAGACAGATCGGTTACCGTGTTTTGCAACGGGAATACCAGCCGCAGCAACGACAAAGGCCGTTGTCGTTGAAATGTTGAACGTGCCAAAACCGTCTCCACCGGTTCCGCAGGTGTCGACCGTTCTTGGAGAAGGTGCTTTTATATGAATCGATTTTTCTCGCATGACGCTGGCCATTCCACCGAGTTCGTCTCCCGTTTCCTCTTTCATCCTGAGTGCCACAAGGAAACCTGCAATTTGAGCGTCCGTGGCATTCCCGGACATGATGAAGTTCATCACCTGACGGCTCTCTTCAAAAGTGAGATCTTCAAATTCTACGAGTTTCTTGAGAGCGGAAACGATGTCAATTTCCGTTTCTTCGGAAACTTTCTTTACCTGAATATCCTGGATGTTCAGGAAGTTCTTTATGATTCTCTTTCCTTCTTCGGTCAGCACGGATTCTGGATGAAACTGAACTCCAAAGGTTGGGTGTTCTTTGTGCTGGAGTCCCATGATCTCTCCATCGTCACTTTTGGCGGTGATTTCCAGAACTTCAGGAAGGGATGCCTCTTCAACAACGAGTGAATGGTACCGCGTAGCAACGAGTGGATTTTTCACACCAGAGAATACACCCTTTCCGTTGTGTACGATCTTCGATGTCTTTCCATGAAGAATCCTCTTTGCATGCACGATCTTTCCACCAAAAGCGTA contains the following coding sequences:
- a CDS encoding bifunctional anthranilate synthase component II/anthranilate phosphoribosyltransferase translates to MIVIDNYDSFVYNIVQYIGEVEPDCEIEVFRNDEITIEEIERKNPTHIVISPGPGRPEEAGISVDVVRHFSGKVPILGVCLGHQVIGYAFGGKIVHAKRILHGKTSKIVHNGKGVFSGVKNPLVATRYHSLVVEEASLPEVLEITAKSDDGEIMGLQHKEHPTFGVQFHPESVLTEEGKRIIKNFLNIQDIQVKKVSEETEIDIVSALKKLVEFEDLTFEESRQVMNFIMSGNATDAQIAGFLVALRMKEETGDELGGMASVMREKSIHIKAPSPRTVDTCGTGGDGFGTFNISTTTAFVVAAAGIPVAKHGNRSVSSKVGSADVLEAGGYKLEKTPEEMERELKETGFSFLFAPLLHPAMKHVMPARRQLKIRTAFNLLGPITNPARVKYQVVGVFDLSFASKLATALQRLGTERSAVVNGGFTDELTTCGKNNLLLVTQEEIVPMVLDPEELGLKSGDPEELKGPSDPKEAYRMMESVLKGEASRTQVETVALNAGVVFWLVGECDTIKDGVGKALDLIRTGEAYKKLREVMDYQKTLGNS